A single genomic interval of Bacillus sp. es.036 harbors:
- a CDS encoding dipeptide epimerase: MKITNIETFCVSVPLKKPFKTALRTVTEAEAVMVKIEAEELVGFGEAPPTVVITGESLASINSAIQHVIKPKLIGMNLTEYESIFHQLHNAMIGNTSAKAAVDMAIYDLISKKSSLPLYQFLGGYRNTMQTDYTVSVNDPNEMANDAVQYIEDGFTILKVKVGKDTIQNDLNRIREIRKRIKNNACIRLDANQGWTPKEAIYAIRQMEEEGLNIELVEQPVHRKDLEGLKKVTDAVLTPIMADESIFSPQDALQVIQMRASDLINIKLMKSGGIHQALKINALAETAGMECMVGSMIESRVGITAAAHFAASQRNITRFDFDAPLMFRDDLVQGGVHYRRNVMTFTETPGLGIHTIEKDGMTIGID; encoded by the coding sequence ATGAAGATCACGAACATTGAAACGTTTTGTGTATCAGTTCCATTGAAGAAACCATTTAAAACGGCGCTTCGAACGGTAACAGAGGCTGAAGCTGTGATGGTGAAAATCGAAGCAGAAGAATTAGTAGGTTTTGGTGAAGCTCCGCCAACGGTGGTGATTACGGGGGAGAGTCTGGCTAGTATTAATTCAGCAATACAACATGTGATTAAACCGAAACTAATTGGAATGAACCTCACAGAATATGAATCTATCTTCCACCAACTTCACAATGCAATGATCGGAAACACAAGTGCGAAAGCTGCGGTCGATATGGCCATTTATGACCTTATATCGAAAAAAAGTTCTCTTCCTTTATATCAGTTTTTAGGCGGTTATCGCAACACGATGCAAACGGACTACACCGTAAGCGTGAATGATCCTAATGAAATGGCTAATGATGCAGTCCAGTACATAGAAGATGGCTTTACCATTTTAAAAGTAAAAGTTGGAAAAGATACGATCCAAAATGATCTAAATCGCATTAGAGAAATTAGAAAACGCATTAAAAACAATGCCTGTATCCGATTAGATGCAAATCAGGGTTGGACGCCTAAAGAAGCCATTTATGCCATTCGTCAAATGGAAGAGGAAGGGCTAAACATTGAACTAGTTGAACAACCGGTACATAGAAAAGACTTAGAGGGATTGAAGAAAGTAACTGATGCTGTACTGACACCAATTATGGCGGACGAGAGCATATTTTCACCTCAAGACGCTCTTCAAGTCATTCAAATGCGTGCGAGTGATCTTATTAATATTAAGCTGATGAAATCTGGAGGCATTCACCAGGCACTTAAAATTAACGCACTTGCTGAGACTGCTGGAATGGAGTGTATGGTTGGCAGTATGATTGAATCCCGTGTAGGCATAACTGCTGCTGCTCATTTTGCTGCAAGTCAACGAAACATTACTCGATTTGATTTTGATGCGCCCCTTATGTTTCGAGACGATCTCGTTCAAGGTGGCGTTCACTATAGGAGGAATGTGATGACTTTTACGGAGACTCCAGGATTAGGAATTCACACAATTGAAAAGGATGGGATGACAATTGGAATTGACTAG
- a CDS encoding C40 family peptidase, producing MELTRKTIAVTVATLWTTPEKARSIDKNAITNPVCLIDWLEPLTYTERLELCDQNHIQSQVLYGEEVILLDQRGNWSYVLVPSQPSSKDERGYPGWIPTVQLSSQLPDPNSLCVSTNKHGAKLRDVTKNSEMLLSYQTILPVLDEQKLDYVVWTPHGEGRLDKEDVTLWRKNEQAGTGDELVHEAEKFIGLLYLWGGMSSYGYDCSGFSYNMARSIGCTIPRDAHDQLNSGEAVEEGEWEKGDLLFFAYEHGKGSVHHVGIYYGDGKMIHSPSTGRFIEVTPLKGTIYEEELCGVVRYWGKN from the coding sequence TTGGAATTGACTAGAAAAACAATCGCTGTAACAGTAGCAACTTTATGGACTACACCAGAGAAAGCACGATCGATTGACAAGAATGCCATTACAAATCCTGTCTGCCTAATCGACTGGTTGGAGCCGTTAACATATACAGAAAGACTTGAGTTATGTGATCAAAATCATATTCAATCGCAAGTATTATACGGGGAAGAAGTCATTCTACTTGATCAACGAGGGAATTGGTCATACGTTCTAGTACCTTCCCAACCTTCTTCAAAAGATGAAAGAGGCTATCCGGGATGGATTCCAACGGTTCAACTATCGAGTCAATTACCTGATCCTAATTCCTTATGTGTTTCAACAAACAAACATGGCGCTAAACTACGTGACGTGACTAAAAACAGCGAGATGCTATTAAGTTATCAAACGATTCTACCTGTACTCGATGAACAAAAGTTGGATTATGTCGTTTGGACCCCTCATGGAGAGGGACGATTAGATAAGGAAGATGTAACACTTTGGAGAAAGAACGAGCAAGCGGGAACAGGGGATGAGCTTGTTCACGAAGCTGAAAAGTTTATTGGTCTTCTTTATTTATGGGGAGGTATGTCTTCTTATGGCTACGATTGTTCAGGATTTAGCTATAATATGGCAAGGTCCATTGGCTGTACAATTCCGCGTGATGCACATGACCAATTGAACAGTGGGGAAGCCGTTGAAGAAGGAGAGTGGGAAAAAGGTGATTTACTCTTTTTTGCTTATGAACATGGGAAAGGATCGGTTCACCATGTAGGCATTTATTATGGAGATGGGAAAATGATTCATTCTCCTAGTACAGGTCGATTTATTGAAGTAACACCACTTAAAGGAACCATTTACGAGGAAGAATTATGTGGGGTCGTACGTTATTGGGGGAAAAATTGA
- a CDS encoding serine hydrolase — translation MQFGQVKEKIQECFHGLEGNQSIYVSTPDGEIALHADQPVSSASIIKIAILVEALRQVDNEQLTIDQVVQIDNVNYVGGAGVINHLSRDYQWKLADLLKLMIISSDNTATNQLIDLVGEHNINHTMKAAGAFHSKLMRRMMDRDALKSGLDNMVSGKDTYLLLREFVTQHLLSQSSMEWGVEVLLQQQFKDKFPSKISSIKENLLAHKTGELNGVEHDAGILFTSNGPVVYAFLTAGLLENRYGREAIANAGRLLYDFYK, via the coding sequence ATGCAGTTTGGACAGGTGAAAGAGAAAATCCAAGAGTGTTTTCACGGGCTTGAAGGGAATCAATCGATTTATGTATCGACCCCTGATGGCGAAATTGCGTTACATGCTGATCAGCCAGTATCCTCAGCAAGTATTATCAAAATCGCTATCTTGGTTGAAGCATTAAGACAAGTCGACAATGAACAGTTGACAATCGATCAGGTTGTCCAAATAGATAACGTAAATTATGTTGGGGGAGCCGGAGTGATAAACCACCTTTCACGTGATTATCAATGGAAGTTAGCTGACCTCCTCAAGTTGATGATCATATCCTCTGATAACACTGCAACGAATCAGCTAATTGATTTAGTTGGCGAACACAACATTAATCATACAATGAAAGCAGCAGGAGCCTTTCATTCAAAGCTTATGAGAAGGATGATGGACCGAGATGCTCTTAAATCAGGGTTGGACAACATGGTAAGTGGGAAAGACACGTATTTACTATTACGTGAATTTGTTACCCAGCATTTACTGTCACAATCTTCCATGGAATGGGGAGTAGAGGTTTTATTACAGCAGCAGTTTAAAGATAAGTTTCCAAGCAAAATTTCTTCTATAAAAGAAAATCTTCTTGCTCACAAAACCGGAGAACTGAATGGAGTCGAACATGACGCTGGTATACTGTTTACTTCTAATGGTCCTGTGGTTTATGCTTTTTTAACAGCAGGCTTATTGGAGAATCGTTATGGGCGAGAAGCCATAGCGAATGCAGGCAGGTTGCTGTATGACTTTTACAAGTAA
- a CDS encoding L,D-transpeptidase family protein — protein sequence MVQHIVKSGETLSSISGDYRIPVSQIIMANSLANPNLIYPGQLIEIPGYPDPNTLPFTIYISLTNRTLTLQKNGSTVKVYPVGVGRMLHNTPTGKFIIINKAPNPGGPFGTMWMSISKIHYGIHGTNDPSSIGKYVSRGCIRMYNQDVEQLANTIPIGTSVTIGP from the coding sequence ATTGTGCAGCACATTGTAAAATCAGGTGAAACATTGTCTTCGATTAGTGGTGATTACCGTATTCCTGTTTCGCAAATCATTATGGCAAATTCACTAGCTAACCCAAACCTCATATACCCTGGCCAGCTAATTGAAATTCCAGGATACCCAGATCCAAACACACTGCCCTTTACGATTTATATATCGTTAACTAACCGTACACTTACGCTTCAAAAAAATGGATCTACTGTAAAGGTATACCCTGTTGGCGTTGGCCGTATGCTTCACAATACGCCTACTGGAAAGTTTATTATTATTAATAAAGCCCCAAATCCTGGAGGCCCATTTGGAACAATGTGGATGAGTATTTCGAAGATCCATTATGGCATTCATGGTACTAATGATCCATCCTCAATCGGAAAATACGTCTCGAGAGGCTGTATTCGCATGTATAATCAAGATGTGGAACAACTCGCCAATACGATTCCAATTGGCACTTCTGTAACAATAGGACCTTAA
- a CDS encoding metallophosphoesterase family protein, protein MNVIIVSDTHMPRMAKQLPEVLRKELLGADLIIHLGDWKTKKVYEELKSFAPVTGVYGNVDEAFFIEQFNDKLVLDLESHRIGITHGHGKGKTTEQRVIAQFENEDVEIILFGHSHIPLHKEYEGRILFNPGSPTDKRKQSHYSFGKLSVVRNQPLYIEHVFFLKK, encoded by the coding sequence ATGAATGTCATTATCGTTTCAGATACGCATATGCCACGGATGGCAAAGCAACTTCCAGAAGTTTTACGAAAGGAACTTCTTGGAGCAGATCTCATCATCCATCTAGGGGACTGGAAAACAAAAAAAGTGTATGAAGAATTAAAGTCGTTTGCACCTGTAACAGGAGTTTATGGTAATGTTGACGAAGCTTTTTTTATTGAACAATTCAACGATAAACTTGTCCTTGACCTGGAGTCTCATCGCATAGGCATCACGCACGGGCATGGTAAAGGAAAAACAACAGAGCAAAGAGTGATAGCTCAATTCGAAAATGAAGATGTAGAAATCATTCTCTTTGGGCATTCACACATCCCTCTTCATAAAGAGTATGAAGGGAGAATCCTCTTTAATCCTGGATCCCCAACTGATAAGCGAAAACAGTCCCATTACTCCTTTGGTAAATTAAGCGTAGTACGAAATCAGCCTCTTTACATCGAACATGTTTTCTTTCTGAAAAAATAG
- a CDS encoding phytoene desaturase family protein produces the protein MSIKKRVIVIGAGPGGLTAAMLLASKGHSVTVYEKQSYVGGRTSGFERGGYRFDRGPTFLNMPHILEEMFEESGRNVHDYLDLIEIDPMYELKFDDVSFYPTRDQDEMVRRIEQTFPGDGEGYRRFMKEEKEKFEALMPILQNKHDSLLDYGRWRFVKALPKLTVTDSVYKRLSHYFQDERLRLSFTFQAKYLGMSPWECPGAFTILSYMEHAYGIFHPIGGLNQIPEAMAKVIKEEGGDVYTNKGVKQLLLDGKTVKGVELEDGSVEYADEVVINADFAHAVNHLIPSGSVKKYTPEKMEQKKYSCSAFMLYLGVDKKYDLPHHSIIFSSDYKKNVEELTKQKILSEDPSIYVQNASVTDDTLAPEGKSSIYILAPVPNNFSLVDWEERKGDFRRLVLDQLEQRTGFKDIEQHIEVEEMYTPTDWEMDLNVYKGATFNLAHNLPQMMYFRPPNQFKELNNCWLVGGGTHPGSGLPTIMESARITSKMLHEQASLESVK, from the coding sequence ATGTCAATAAAAAAACGAGTTATCGTAATCGGGGCTGGACCAGGGGGGCTTACAGCCGCCATGCTTCTAGCAAGTAAAGGACACTCGGTTACAGTCTATGAGAAACAGTCCTATGTCGGTGGTCGAACCTCGGGATTTGAGCGAGGCGGCTATCGTTTTGATAGAGGGCCAACCTTCCTTAACATGCCGCATATTCTTGAAGAAATGTTTGAAGAATCTGGACGGAATGTACACGACTATCTTGATTTAATCGAGATTGATCCAATGTATGAATTGAAATTCGATGACGTTTCTTTTTATCCTACGCGAGATCAGGATGAGATGGTACGTAGAATTGAACAAACTTTTCCTGGCGATGGAGAAGGATATAGGCGCTTTATGAAAGAAGAGAAAGAGAAATTTGAAGCGCTCATGCCTATACTCCAAAATAAACATGATTCTCTCCTTGACTATGGGAGATGGCGGTTTGTAAAAGCTTTACCAAAATTAACGGTAACGGATAGTGTTTATAAACGCTTATCTCATTATTTTCAGGATGAACGGCTGCGGTTATCTTTTACATTTCAGGCGAAATACCTTGGGATGTCCCCATGGGAGTGTCCCGGTGCGTTTACAATTCTATCTTATATGGAGCATGCTTACGGAATCTTTCATCCGATCGGAGGGCTGAATCAAATTCCAGAAGCCATGGCTAAAGTAATCAAAGAAGAAGGCGGAGACGTATATACGAATAAAGGTGTTAAACAACTACTGCTGGATGGGAAAACAGTGAAAGGTGTGGAACTCGAAGATGGGTCTGTGGAGTATGCAGATGAAGTTGTCATTAATGCAGACTTTGCCCATGCTGTAAATCATCTGATTCCATCAGGATCTGTGAAAAAGTATACACCTGAAAAAATGGAGCAGAAAAAGTACTCCTGTTCTGCATTTATGCTTTATCTAGGTGTTGATAAGAAATATGACTTACCTCATCATTCAATCATTTTCTCTTCTGACTATAAAAAGAACGTAGAAGAGCTTACAAAGCAAAAGATCCTTTCAGAAGACCCGTCTATTTATGTACAGAATGCTTCTGTCACAGATGACACGCTAGCACCAGAAGGGAAATCTTCTATTTATATCCTCGCCCCAGTTCCAAATAACTTTAGTTTAGTAGATTGGGAAGAGCGAAAAGGTGATTTTAGAAGGTTAGTTCTTGATCAACTTGAACAAAGAACAGGATTCAAAGATATTGAGCAACACATTGAAGTAGAAGAAATGTACACACCTACTGACTGGGAAATGGATTTAAACGTTTATAAAGGCGCAACGTTTAACCTTGCTCATAATCTTCCACAAATGATGTATTTCAGGCCTCCAAATCAATTTAAAGAGCTAAATAACTGCTGGTTGGTTGGCGGAGGAACTCATCCTGGAAGTGGGCTTCCTACTATAATGGAGTCAGCAAGGATTACGAGCAAAATGCTTCATGAGCAGGCGTCATTGGAGAGTGTGAAATGA
- a CDS encoding phytoene desaturase family protein has translation MTIGIVGGGIGGMLSALLLSQKGYKVDIHEKASSLGGRLAFIEKDGFKIDKGPTIVLLPEMIYEFLDKAGIPREEVEMVRCDPLYRMIYPNGETFTKTSDIDKQLKEINRMFPGEEQHFLSYIEDMRERFIKGKAAFLERSFVKRKDFFTPSNIKLLLELKAYQSVQSQVSDYFKDERLQDAFSLQTLYIGGNPSASPALYSLVPFSEYEHGIWYIKGGYASLITVLEKHLHLQNISVHLESNVEELLIDGHVCKGIRTSSGEHYYDKVVYNGDFPMIKHLIKDVKAPRKKYKASSGCLLLYMGLDRVYENADVHQFFMTDNFSSHMKDVFQSGKLTDQPAIYTFHPSRIDETLAPPGKGVLYVLIPVPSGESIQWDEKEQVASRMIELLESRGFPGLREAIEWMEIRTPADAEVEGLYKGGSFGIAPTLTQSGAFRPQVKPFKYDNLYAVGASIHPGGGIPIVMQGADLLVKEIERV, from the coding sequence ATGACGATCGGTATTGTAGGTGGAGGGATTGGCGGGATGCTTTCTGCGCTCCTCCTTTCACAAAAGGGATATAAAGTTGACATACATGAAAAAGCATCATCATTAGGTGGAAGACTTGCATTTATTGAAAAAGATGGATTCAAAATTGATAAAGGACCGACAATTGTGCTTCTTCCAGAAATGATATATGAGTTTTTGGATAAAGCAGGTATTCCGAGGGAAGAAGTCGAGATGGTAAGGTGTGACCCGCTGTATCGTATGATTTATCCTAATGGAGAAACGTTTACAAAAACGAGCGATATTGACAAGCAGTTAAAAGAAATTAATCGCATGTTTCCTGGTGAGGAACAGCACTTTCTCTCATACATCGAGGATATGCGTGAACGATTTATTAAGGGGAAAGCCGCATTTCTTGAACGGTCCTTTGTTAAACGGAAAGATTTCTTTACACCTAGTAATATTAAGCTTCTTCTCGAATTAAAAGCTTATCAATCTGTTCAATCACAAGTTTCAGATTATTTCAAAGATGAGCGATTGCAGGATGCCTTTTCCTTACAAACCCTTTATATTGGTGGTAATCCATCTGCTTCACCTGCTCTCTATTCACTTGTTCCATTTAGCGAGTATGAACATGGAATTTGGTATATCAAAGGAGGGTATGCGAGTCTTATTACTGTATTAGAAAAACATCTTCATCTACAAAATATTTCAGTTCACCTAGAATCCAATGTAGAGGAACTTCTTATCGATGGTCATGTATGTAAAGGGATTCGTACTTCGAGTGGCGAACATTATTATGATAAAGTAGTTTACAATGGAGATTTCCCTATGATTAAGCATCTTATAAAGGATGTGAAAGCACCTAGAAAGAAATACAAAGCCTCTTCTGGTTGTCTGCTTCTTTACATGGGGCTAGACCGAGTTTACGAGAATGCAGATGTTCATCAATTTTTCATGACGGATAACTTTTCTTCTCATATGAAGGACGTCTTTCAAAGCGGAAAACTGACTGACCAGCCAGCTATTTATACATTCCATCCTTCTCGAATTGATGAGACGTTAGCCCCTCCTGGTAAAGGTGTATTATATGTTCTCATTCCCGTCCCTTCAGGGGAATCGATTCAATGGGATGAAAAGGAGCAAGTAGCCTCCAGAATGATTGAACTTCTTGAATCACGAGGGTTTCCCGGTTTGCGTGAAGCAATCGAATGGATGGAGATTCGAACACCTGCTGATGCAGAGGTGGAAGGGTTGTATAAAGGTGGAAGTTTTGGAATCGCACCGACGCTCACACAATCCGGTGCCTTTAGACCACAGGTAAAACCTTTTAAATATGACAATCTTTATGCAGTTGGTGCGTCAATCCATCCTGGTGGTGGAATTCCTATTGTGATGCAGGGAGCGGATCTTCTTGTAAAAGAAATTGAAAGGGTGTGA
- a CDS encoding phytoene/squalene synthase family protein yields MLEQAYAHCEAIIKHHSKTFYKAFSLLPRAKRNAVWAVYGFCRQVDDIIDEGTDPEAELTVFRSEFASFLNGQIPQTDPMWLALEDVFRHYPMEAKAFHDMIAGQEMDLYKTRYYTLDELEHYSYHVASTVGLMLLPILAPQRVDQLRESAISLGLGMQITNILRDISEDLDRDRIYLPIDEMTKAGYHVDDLMSRTKNDAFVSVWEKLASRAEMHYEHAFSAMHHYPLDSRLPVKSSAVFYKAILQSIRKKDHNVFQQRAFVSDQEKEALLSGIAGN; encoded by the coding sequence ATGCTTGAACAAGCCTATGCACACTGTGAAGCCATTATTAAACATCACTCCAAAACCTTTTATAAGGCTTTCTCTTTATTGCCACGTGCTAAGAGGAACGCCGTTTGGGCTGTATATGGCTTTTGCAGACAGGTTGATGACATCATTGATGAAGGCACAGATCCTGAAGCAGAACTAACCGTCTTTCGTTCTGAATTTGCCTCTTTTTTGAATGGACAAATCCCGCAAACCGACCCGATGTGGCTTGCACTTGAAGATGTATTCCGTCATTATCCAATGGAAGCAAAGGCCTTCCATGATATGATTGCAGGCCAGGAAATGGACTTATACAAAACCAGGTATTATACGCTTGATGAACTTGAACATTATTCTTATCATGTAGCTAGCACGGTAGGTCTCATGCTTCTTCCTATACTAGCGCCACAGAGAGTAGATCAACTACGAGAGAGTGCTATTTCACTTGGTCTTGGCATGCAAATTACGAATATATTAAGGGATATTTCAGAAGATCTTGATCGGGATCGTATTTATTTGCCTATTGATGAGATGACAAAAGCGGGGTATCATGTTGACGATTTAATGAGTAGAACAAAAAATGACGCTTTCGTAAGCGTTTGGGAAAAGTTAGCTTCTCGCGCCGAAATGCATTACGAACATGCTTTTTCAGCAATGCATCACTATCCACTAGATTCACGTCTTCCAGTAAAAAGCTCTGCTGTCTTTTACAAAGCAATCTTACAATCAATTCGAAAGAAAGACCATAACGTCTTCCAACAGCGTGCTTTTGTGTCTGATCAGGAAAAAGAAGCGCTTTTATCAGGAATTGCAGGAAACTAA
- a CDS encoding alpha/beta hydrolase family protein, whose amino-acid sequence MIKMFDHDFSFYLMKPLHTSTIMYIILYHGWGSSASKYLEYASSLTRKGYTVIIPELVYHDTRNPLTNPFNLKNMETYFWKVVLQSIDECHQWLNRSNLRKENTVVAGVSMGGFIATGVYATTDLKGLVSISGSGSFFYSERLFRQASSRDPLTNKEETKLKMYDPMNHVHGDGEILLLHGEQDQIISIKAKEDYFAYLTDKGKKAQLKRYKDVEHEFTTCMQTDILNWLEVQAAR is encoded by the coding sequence ATGATAAAAATGTTTGATCATGATTTCTCCTTCTATCTTATGAAACCGTTACATACTTCTACCATCATGTATATCATTCTCTATCATGGCTGGGGGAGCAGTGCATCGAAGTACTTGGAGTATGCCTCCTCCTTGACAAGAAAAGGGTACACGGTCATTATTCCTGAATTGGTTTATCATGACACGAGAAATCCTCTTACTAATCCTTTTAATCTAAAAAATATGGAAACCTACTTCTGGAAAGTGGTTTTACAAAGTATCGATGAATGTCACCAGTGGTTAAACCGTTCAAACCTAAGAAAGGAAAACACGGTGGTTGCTGGGGTTTCAATGGGAGGATTTATTGCAACCGGCGTTTATGCGACTACTGATTTAAAGGGATTAGTAAGTATCAGTGGTTCGGGATCCTTCTTTTATTCAGAGCGGTTGTTTCGTCAAGCGTCGAGCCGAGATCCTCTTACGAATAAAGAAGAAACTAAGCTAAAAATGTATGACCCTATGAATCATGTTCATGGAGACGGTGAAATTCTACTGTTACACGGTGAACAGGATCAAATCATCTCAATCAAAGCTAAAGAAGATTATTTTGCTTATTTGACAGACAAAGGAAAAAAAGCGCAGTTGAAACGATATAAGGATGTCGAGCACGAATTTACAACATGTATGCAAACAGACATTTTAAACTGGCTAGAAGTTCAAGCAGCTAGGTGA
- a CDS encoding GNAT family N-acetyltransferase, which translates to MIHIEKKKVILREATWEDINTLYYWKYEEKNQEAKKWNGPYILEKKLSRIEYRKEWQSQSDIYPGVPDTLVIEADHEVIGTVGSYWVDKYTNWLETGIVIYNPLFWNGGYGYEAYKEWINFLFRSTDLHRIGMSTWSGNIRMMKVASKVGMKEEARIREARMVEGIYYDAIKMGILRKEWEMTHD; encoded by the coding sequence TTGATTCATATCGAAAAAAAGAAGGTTATTTTAAGAGAAGCAACATGGGAAGATATCAATACTTTATACTATTGGAAGTATGAAGAGAAAAATCAGGAAGCAAAAAAATGGAATGGTCCATATATTTTAGAAAAAAAGCTGTCGAGAATAGAGTATCGAAAAGAATGGCAAAGCCAATCGGATATTTATCCAGGTGTCCCAGATACCCTTGTTATTGAAGCTGATCATGAAGTGATTGGAACGGTTGGCTCCTATTGGGTTGATAAGTACACGAACTGGCTTGAAACAGGTATTGTAATCTACAACCCTCTCTTTTGGAATGGAGGATACGGTTATGAAGCGTATAAAGAATGGATAAACTTTCTTTTTCGTTCTACTGATCTTCACCGAATTGGGATGTCTACATGGTCTGGAAACATACGAATGATGAAAGTAGCAAGTAAAGTTGGTATGAAAGAAGAAGCTAGAATTAGAGAGGCTAGAATGGTAGAAGGCATCTACTATGATGCGATTAAGATGGGCATTTTACGCAAGGAATGGGAAATGACGCACGATTAA
- a CDS encoding alpha/beta hydrolase, producing the protein MKKLTYTRLLNETISIYEKKGSLEAYQFMKENAEKVDGNEAQLYNFQYALAAASDLKEEALGIMKEAILDHGYWYEYAYLQEDEDLNSLRSFKEFQELVELCKRREEDAKKQAKPKLTILSEGQNQPILMALHGDQENAKMTSSVWNRPATQGYTLAFPQSSQIQFSDAYEWEDLQKGVQEIKEHVKEISSHDSFLIGGFSAGCRVALKAMMEGRVSVDGFVFVAPWLPEIDEWKEAMTSLQNTNISGYIICGDQDDDCLEGSKALSAILEEKGIAHELKVVKGLDHEYPEAFNESLQRALNFLNKRK; encoded by the coding sequence ATGAAGAAATTAACTTATACACGTTTACTAAATGAAACGATTTCTATATACGAAAAGAAAGGTAGTTTGGAAGCTTATCAATTTATGAAAGAAAATGCTGAGAAGGTAGATGGGAACGAAGCACAGCTCTACAACTTTCAATATGCGCTTGCTGCAGCATCAGACCTTAAAGAAGAGGCACTAGGAATCATGAAGGAAGCGATCCTCGATCATGGGTACTGGTATGAATATGCATATTTACAAGAAGACGAAGATTTGAATTCCCTCCGTTCATTTAAAGAGTTTCAGGAACTGGTTGAACTTTGTAAGAGAAGAGAAGAAGATGCAAAGAAGCAAGCAAAGCCCAAGTTAACAATTCTCAGTGAAGGTCAAAATCAACCTATTCTGATGGCGTTACATGGCGATCAAGAAAATGCCAAGATGACCTCATCCGTATGGAACCGTCCCGCGACACAAGGTTATACGCTTGCTTTTCCACAATCCTCTCAAATTCAGTTCTCAGATGCTTATGAATGGGAAGATTTACAAAAAGGTGTGCAGGAAATAAAAGAACATGTTAAAGAAATTTCTTCTCACGACTCATTTTTAATTGGAGGCTTTTCCGCTGGATGTCGCGTTGCACTTAAAGCGATGATGGAAGGACGCGTATCAGTAGATGGATTTGTTTTTGTCGCTCCATGGCTTCCTGAAATTGATGAGTGGAAAGAAGCGATGACTTCATTACAAAATACGAATATAAGCGGTTATATCATTTGTGGGGATCAAGACGATGATTGTTTGGAAGGCTCAAAAGCTTTATCAGCCATATTAGAGGAAAAAGGTATTGCACATGAATTGAAAGTCGTAAAGGGGCTGGATCATGAATACCCGGAAGCGTTTAATGAATCGCTACAGCGCGCTTTGAACTTTCTTAACAAACGAAAGTAA
- a CDS encoding AAA family ATPase produces MRLSEETQYVRSICLGQRESNEFPFSLPAVQSLQERLSFHPNVTYIVGENGMGKSTLLEGIAGALGINPEGGTKNFNFSSYDSHSNLHDFLKVTKGVHRPNDLFFFRAETYYNLATNIEELDRGGFGPKIIDSYGGQSLHEQSHGESFFATFMYRFKGEGLYILDEPEAALSPIRQLSMLTRIHELVQEGSQLIISTHSPILMSYPYAKILQLTDKGMCDVTLEETDHYVTMKQFFDDKDRLLHHLLNG; encoded by the coding sequence GTGAGATTGTCGGAGGAAACGCAATATGTTAGAAGTATCTGTTTAGGACAAAGAGAATCGAATGAATTCCCCTTTTCTTTACCAGCCGTCCAATCACTTCAAGAAAGACTTTCTTTTCATCCGAATGTGACATACATTGTTGGTGAGAATGGCATGGGGAAATCGACGTTACTTGAAGGGATTGCAGGGGCGCTAGGCATAAATCCAGAAGGCGGAACAAAGAATTTTAATTTTTCTAGTTATGACTCCCATTCTAATTTACATGATTTCCTAAAGGTAACGAAAGGCGTACATAGACCAAATGATTTGTTTTTTTTTCGTGCAGAGACTTATTACAACCTTGCAACAAATATTGAAGAGCTCGATCGGGGAGGATTTGGTCCAAAAATCATTGATTCGTACGGTGGTCAATCGCTTCATGAACAATCACATGGGGAATCATTCTTTGCCACATTTATGTATCGGTTTAAGGGTGAAGGATTGTATATTTTAGATGAACCTGAAGCGGCACTTTCCCCAATCAGGCAGCTTTCAATGTTAACCAGAATACATGAGCTCGTTCAAGAAGGTTCACAACTCATTATTTCAACCCATTCACCAATATTAATGAGCTATCCTTATGCCAAAATTCTTCAGTTAACTGATAAAGGTATGTGTGATGTTACTTTAGAAGAAACCGATCATTACGTAACAATGAAGCAGTTTTTTGACGACAAGGATCGTCTTTTGCATCATTTGCTTAACGGATAA